The following coding sequences lie in one Zingiber officinale cultivar Zhangliang chromosome 2B, Zo_v1.1, whole genome shotgun sequence genomic window:
- the LOC122047779 gene encoding YTH domain-containing protein ECT4-like isoform X1 — protein MDAKARPEKPIDEAIKTLKIDPTSKASSMTMSGPKASSLSDATSYISSGDATSSIKESEVYQDVSVDDQGMYYYGYYYPGSHGAMGDWDNSCCNHGTDNVQVEYPTIQADNGSMVYYFPGFQTGYSNYGSFSPGPYGVDGQFWGQGSYYPSPVSPQTAVSPGIFPHPIAYGPELIPAYQWDPYFFFQDEIQGSTFTLDPTNSHYKRNHSSHGYNFPPAKTSTTSKVASLASDLSYPVSTQNQTQKSVKKAPAAALSKGFVPVNKFSSYANQTKGALLYPSSAIPVKEKNCSLVDEEKLKARNKLNSLADLDLLNEQNRGPRTNSSKTTSHSGNNLQEILNIEKNDNNSGSIALTNSDEYNSPDFITEYEKALFFVIKSYSEDDVHKSIKYNVWASTPNGNKRLDNAFQAAQEKNVEKGGKCPVFLFFSVNASGQFCGVAEMTGRVDFSKNMDFWQQDKWNGFFPVKWHIIKDVPNPQLRHIILENNENKPVTNSRDTQEVKFPQGTEMLNIFKSYCPKTSILDDFGFYENRQKAMQEKRNKPGSPNLDNSLAQTVESTQFQRLVDSNAKLHKLVPIEAKEALPCSMVTSPK, from the exons ATGGATGCCAAGGCGAGGCCGGAGAAGC CCATTGATGAAGCGATTAAGACATTGAAGATCGACCCTACGTCAAAAGCCAGCAGTATGACCATG TCCGGACCAAAAGCTTCAAGCTTGTCTGATGCAACATCCTACATCTCATCGGGAGATGCAACAAGCAGTATCAAGGAAAGCGAGGTTTATCAAGATGTATCCGTCGATGATCAGGGCATGTATTACTATGGTTATTATTATCCAG GGTCTCATGGTGCCATGGGGGATTGGGATAATTCATGTTGCAACCATGGAACAGATAATGTTCAAGTAGAGTATCCT ACCATTCAAGCTGATAATGGATCAATGGTATACTATTTCCCAGGATTTCAAACTGGATATAGCAACTATGGTTCATTTTCACCTGGACCATATGGTGTTGATGGACAGTTTTGGGGGCAAGGCTCATATTATCCAAGTCCAGTGTCTCCTCAAACAGCTGTttctccaggaatttttccccaTCCAATTGCTTATGGACCTGAGCTGATTCCTGCATACCAATGGGATccatattttttcttccaagatGAGATTCAAGGGAGCACATTTACTTTGGATCCAACAAATTCACATTATAAACGGAATCATTCATCCCATGGTTATAACTTTCCTCCTGCCAAAACATCAACAACTTCAAAAGTGGCCTCGCTAGCATCTGATTTGTCATATCCTGTATCAACTCAAAACCAAACACAGAAATCTGTGAAGAAG GCACCTGCTGCTGCTCTATCAAAAGGTTTTGTTCCCGTAAATAAATTCAGTTCATATGCTAACCAAACGAAGGGTGCATTGCTTTATCCAAGCAGTGCAATTCCTGTGAAAGAAAAGAATTGTAGCTTGGTTGATGAGGAGAAGCTGAAAGCCAGAAATAAACTAAATAGCCTTGCTGATCTTGACTTGCTGAATGAGCAAAACCGTGGTCCTAGAACAAATAGCAGCAAAACTACCTCCCACTCTGGCAATAATCTTCAAGAAATTCTTAATATCGAGAAGAATGATAATAACAGTGGATCGATTGCTCTTACTAACAGCGATGAATACAATTCTCCTGATTTTATCACTGAGTATGAGAAAGCTTTGTTCTTTGTAATAAAATCATACAGCGAAGATGATGTTCATAAAAGTATAAAATACAATGTCTGGGCAAGCACTCCAAATGGGAACAAAAGGCTAGACAATGCCTTCCAAGCTGCACAAGAAAAGAATGTGGAAAAGGGTGGAAAGTGTCCTGTGTTTCTCTTCTTTTCT GTTAATGCTAGTGGTCAGTTCTGTGGTGTTGCGGAAATGACAGGCCGAGTTGATTTCAGTAAAAATATGGACTTTTGGCAACAGGACAAATGGAATGGCTTTTTCCCGGTTAAGTGGCATATAATTAAAGATGTTCCAAATCCACAACTTCGTCATATAATTTTGGAGAATAATGAGAACAAGCCTGTCACAAACAGCAGGGATACACAAGAG GTCAAGTTTCCACAAGGTACTGAAATGTTAAACATTTTCAAGAGTTATTGTCCTAAAACATCCATATTGGATGACTTCGGCTTTTATGAGAATCGCCAAAAAGCAATGCAAGAGAAGAGGAACAAGCCTGGTAGTCCAAATTTGGATAATTCTCTG GCCCAAACTGTCGAATCAACTCAATTCCAGAGGCTAGTTGACTCAAATGCCAAATTGCATAAACTCGTGCCAATTGAGGCGAAGGAAGCACTCCCGTGCTCCATGGTCACTTCACCAAAGTGA
- the LOC122047779 gene encoding YTH domain-containing protein ECT4-like isoform X2, translated as MYYYGYYYPGSHGAMGDWDNSCCNHGTDNVQVEYPTIQADNGSMVYYFPGFQTGYSNYGSFSPGPYGVDGQFWGQGSYYPSPVSPQTAVSPGIFPHPIAYGPELIPAYQWDPYFFFQDEIQGSTFTLDPTNSHYKRNHSSHGYNFPPAKTSTTSKVASLASDLSYPVSTQNQTQKSVKKAPAAALSKGFVPVNKFSSYANQTKGALLYPSSAIPVKEKNCSLVDEEKLKARNKLNSLADLDLLNEQNRGPRTNSSKTTSHSGNNLQEILNIEKNDNNSGSIALTNSDEYNSPDFITEYEKALFFVIKSYSEDDVHKSIKYNVWASTPNGNKRLDNAFQAAQEKNVEKGGKCPVFLFFSVNASGQFCGVAEMTGRVDFSKNMDFWQQDKWNGFFPVKWHIIKDVPNPQLRHIILENNENKPVTNSRDTQEVKFPQGTEMLNIFKSYCPKTSILDDFGFYENRQKAMQEKRNKPGSPNLDNSLAQTVESTQFQRLVDSNAKLHKLVPIEAKEALPCSMVTSPK; from the exons ATGTATTACTATGGTTATTATTATCCAG GGTCTCATGGTGCCATGGGGGATTGGGATAATTCATGTTGCAACCATGGAACAGATAATGTTCAAGTAGAGTATCCT ACCATTCAAGCTGATAATGGATCAATGGTATACTATTTCCCAGGATTTCAAACTGGATATAGCAACTATGGTTCATTTTCACCTGGACCATATGGTGTTGATGGACAGTTTTGGGGGCAAGGCTCATATTATCCAAGTCCAGTGTCTCCTCAAACAGCTGTttctccaggaatttttccccaTCCAATTGCTTATGGACCTGAGCTGATTCCTGCATACCAATGGGATccatattttttcttccaagatGAGATTCAAGGGAGCACATTTACTTTGGATCCAACAAATTCACATTATAAACGGAATCATTCATCCCATGGTTATAACTTTCCTCCTGCCAAAACATCAACAACTTCAAAAGTGGCCTCGCTAGCATCTGATTTGTCATATCCTGTATCAACTCAAAACCAAACACAGAAATCTGTGAAGAAG GCACCTGCTGCTGCTCTATCAAAAGGTTTTGTTCCCGTAAATAAATTCAGTTCATATGCTAACCAAACGAAGGGTGCATTGCTTTATCCAAGCAGTGCAATTCCTGTGAAAGAAAAGAATTGTAGCTTGGTTGATGAGGAGAAGCTGAAAGCCAGAAATAAACTAAATAGCCTTGCTGATCTTGACTTGCTGAATGAGCAAAACCGTGGTCCTAGAACAAATAGCAGCAAAACTACCTCCCACTCTGGCAATAATCTTCAAGAAATTCTTAATATCGAGAAGAATGATAATAACAGTGGATCGATTGCTCTTACTAACAGCGATGAATACAATTCTCCTGATTTTATCACTGAGTATGAGAAAGCTTTGTTCTTTGTAATAAAATCATACAGCGAAGATGATGTTCATAAAAGTATAAAATACAATGTCTGGGCAAGCACTCCAAATGGGAACAAAAGGCTAGACAATGCCTTCCAAGCTGCACAAGAAAAGAATGTGGAAAAGGGTGGAAAGTGTCCTGTGTTTCTCTTCTTTTCT GTTAATGCTAGTGGTCAGTTCTGTGGTGTTGCGGAAATGACAGGCCGAGTTGATTTCAGTAAAAATATGGACTTTTGGCAACAGGACAAATGGAATGGCTTTTTCCCGGTTAAGTGGCATATAATTAAAGATGTTCCAAATCCACAACTTCGTCATATAATTTTGGAGAATAATGAGAACAAGCCTGTCACAAACAGCAGGGATACACAAGAG GTCAAGTTTCCACAAGGTACTGAAATGTTAAACATTTTCAAGAGTTATTGTCCTAAAACATCCATATTGGATGACTTCGGCTTTTATGAGAATCGCCAAAAAGCAATGCAAGAGAAGAGGAACAAGCCTGGTAGTCCAAATTTGGATAATTCTCTG GCCCAAACTGTCGAATCAACTCAATTCCAGAGGCTAGTTGACTCAAATGCCAAATTGCATAAACTCGTGCCAATTGAGGCGAAGGAAGCACTCCCGTGCTCCATGGTCACTTCACCAAAGTGA